Proteins found in one Salvia splendens isolate huo1 chromosome 10, SspV2, whole genome shotgun sequence genomic segment:
- the LOC121751239 gene encoding coiled-coil domain-containing protein 93-like isoform X2 — translation MEKDEEDDVMEEVRILREKINKECPNSIGWRLVSLLGCMKELEKLELDFQSQCSSDCTRLQKEVDELDKMLNSGANYEDSDAFHHSFQDSSERLESVKKELATKLRAIVSLKQQLDEVPSQAELIQYPPKHLFLPLLKLTPPHKIFFELLINDSENAPTNTEAL, via the exons ATGGAAAAAGACGAG GAGGATGATGTTATGGAGGAAGTGCGAATTCTACGCGAAAAAATCAATAAAGAATGCCCTAATTCAATTGGATGGAGACTGGTTTCACTTTTGGGGTGTATGAAG GAGCTTGAGAAACTAGAATTAGATTTCCAGTCCCAATGTAGTTCAGACTGTACAAGATTGCAGAAGGAGGTTGATGAACTTGATAAGATGTTGAATAGTGGTGCAAATTATGAAGATTCTGATGCATTTCACCATTCTTTTCAAGACTCCAGTGAGAGACTTGAGTCAGTGAAGAAG GAACTTGCCACAAAACTAAGAGCGATTGTGTCACTAAAGCAGCAGCTTGATGAAGTACCATCACAGGCTGAACTAATACAGTACCCTCCTAAGCATCTCTTTCTGCCACTCCTGAAATTAACCCCACCCCacaaaattttttttgaacTTCTGATTAATGATTCAG AAAACGCTCCGACAAACACGGAAGCACTATGA
- the LOC121751239 gene encoding coiled-coil domain-containing protein 93 homolog isoform X4: MIQKTLRQTRKHYDTYNSLLEIKDLMLKETSLLNSINLQFDNAITSADGRIKLTNSLEGILNGTQQKLEKVQLTHELEQKSCNTIKEKYTAAISEQRRSSSLVKLFQPS; the protein is encoded by the exons ATGATTCAG AAAACGCTCCGACAAACACGGAAGCACTATGATACATATAATTCTTTGTTGGAGATTAAAGATTTGATGCTCAAGGAAACATCCTTGTTGAATTCAATTAATTTGCAG TTCGACAATGCTATTACTAGTGCTGATGGAAGAATAAAACTCACGAACTCCCTGGAAGGAATTTTAAACGGGACTCAACAG AAACTTGAGAAGGTGCAATTGACACATGAATTAGAACAAAAGTCTTGCAATACTATTAAAGAAAAGTACACCGCTGCAATTTCAGAGCAAAGACGGAGCTCTTCTCTCGTGAAGCTTTTCCAG CCGAGTTGA
- the LOC121751239 gene encoding coiled-coil domain-containing protein 93 homolog isoform X3: MIQKTLRQTRKHYDTYNSLLEIKDLMLKETSLLNSINLQFDNAITSADGRIKLTNSLEGILNGTQQKLEKVQLTHELEQKSCNTIKEKYTAAISEQRRSSSLVKLFQEECARNERLRSQMHEHRIS, from the exons ATGATTCAG AAAACGCTCCGACAAACACGGAAGCACTATGATACATATAATTCTTTGTTGGAGATTAAAGATTTGATGCTCAAGGAAACATCCTTGTTGAATTCAATTAATTTGCAG TTCGACAATGCTATTACTAGTGCTGATGGAAGAATAAAACTCACGAACTCCCTGGAAGGAATTTTAAACGGGACTCAACAG AAACTTGAGAAGGTGCAATTGACACATGAATTAGAACAAAAGTCTTGCAATACTATTAAAGAAAAGTACACCGCTGCAATTTCAGAGCAAAGACGGAGCTCTTCTCTCGTGAAGCTTTTCCAG GAAGAATGCGCAAGGAACGAAAGGCTTCGATCTCAAATGCATGAACACAGGATATCATAA
- the LOC121751239 gene encoding coiled-coil domain-containing protein 93-like isoform X1 — protein MEKDEEDDVMEEVRILREKINKECPNSIGWRLVSLLGCMKELEKLELDFQSQCSSDCTRLQKEVDELDKMLNSGANYEDSDAFHHSFQDSSERLESVKKELATKLRAIVSLKQQLDEVPSQAELIQYPPKHLFLPLLKLTPPHKIFFELLINDSDLFCFFSVENAPTNTEAL, from the exons ATGGAAAAAGACGAG GAGGATGATGTTATGGAGGAAGTGCGAATTCTACGCGAAAAAATCAATAAAGAATGCCCTAATTCAATTGGATGGAGACTGGTTTCACTTTTGGGGTGTATGAAG GAGCTTGAGAAACTAGAATTAGATTTCCAGTCCCAATGTAGTTCAGACTGTACAAGATTGCAGAAGGAGGTTGATGAACTTGATAAGATGTTGAATAGTGGTGCAAATTATGAAGATTCTGATGCATTTCACCATTCTTTTCAAGACTCCAGTGAGAGACTTGAGTCAGTGAAGAAG GAACTTGCCACAAAACTAAGAGCGATTGTGTCACTAAAGCAGCAGCTTGATGAAGTACCATCACAGGCTGAACTAATACAGTACCCTCCTAAGCATCTCTTTCTGCCACTCCTGAAATTAACCCCACCCCacaaaattttttttgaacTTCTGATTAATGATTCAG atttgttttgttttttttccgtAGAAAACGCTCCGACAAACACGGAAGCACTATGA
- the LOC121752509 gene encoding protein TIFY 8-like produces MAHAHSNNKNNRAAAAISAGGKSEVKPTTFHDFLGDKGHPQDSAPPPAVGVRPAPDVSPSATSDLGSERHVSNHLEGIPFYGSRGDVVGPENSNRFMNNKRSNSDSFMMSSRDKFPQGPTDSQDSQLLTKLLRYSGGERPKRPHDEEASFGMHQMRPLSASFISQTSTGGGRTDNNPSKWDRATTLNPGPAMQYPPRTGQVMPFSYHAQSNRFKETNIGPSLMSQTAADEGSRTGIKGSGLLSSLNAAGANAISGRQPAGVLIRSGKSKSGTCISEPESATTPSRRGTESAGRQMTIFYGGQAHVFDNVHPNKADVIMALAGSNGGSWSTTYTPNSAARPSTGENRLPSSNNDVGIAMLRELHGGPSDKGDTHRGFASAD; encoded by the exons ATGGCTCATGCTCATagcaacaataaaaataacagagCAGCTGCTGCTATTAGTGCCGGCGGCAAAAGCGAAGTGAAGCCCACAACTTTTCATGATTTTCTTGGCGATAAGGGCCACCCCCAAGATTCTGCTCCGCCGCCGGCCGTGGGTGTCCGGCCGGCGCCGGACGTCTCGCCGTCCGCCACTTCTGATCTGGGCTCTG AAAGACATGTCAGCAATCACTTGGAAGGAATACCGTTTTATGGATCAAGGGGCGATGTTGTCGGGCCTGAAAATAGTAATAGGTTCATGAACAACAAACGAAGCAACTCTGATTCTTTCATGATGTCGTCAAGggataaatttccacaagggcCTACTGATTCGCAAGACAGCCAGCTCTTAACTAAG CTGCTACGCTATTCAGGGGGCGAGCGTCCTAAACGCCCACATGATGAGGAGGCTTCCTTTGGTATGCATCAAATGAGGCCACTTTCAGCCTCTTTTATATCTCAGACTTCCACTGGTGGTGGTAGAACTGATAACAATCCTTCCAAATGGGATAGAGCTACAACGCTAAACCCGGGGCCAGCAATGCAATATCCTCCACGTACTGGACAGGTCATGCCGTTTAGCTACCATGCTCAGTCGAATAGGTTTAAAGAAACAAACATCGGTCCTTCTCTAATGTCACAAACGGCTGCTGATGAAGGATCACGGACTGGAATCAAAGGATCCGGACTTTTGAGCTCGCTCAATGCAGCTGGTGCTAATGCTATCTCCGGGAGACAGCCTGCAGGGGTGCTCATACGCAGTGGTAAAAGTAAATCCGGCACTTGCATTTCTGAACCGGAATCTGCTACTACTCCCAG CCGGCGTGGAACAGAATCTGCTGGTCGTCAAATGACAATATTTTATGGAGGTCAAGCGCACGTTTTTGACAATGTTCATCCAAATAAG GCGGATGTGATAATGGCGTTGGCCGGATCAAACGGAGGATCTTGGTCGACAACCTACACGCCCAACTCAGCAGCCAGGCCATCGACAGGAGAAAACCGCCTACCTAGCAGCAACAATGACGTCGGCATTGCTATGCTGAGGGAGCTGCATGGTGGCCCATCCGACAAAGGTGACACCCACCGTGGTTTTGCATCTGCCGACTGA
- the LOC121751667 gene encoding gibberellin 3-beta-dioxygenase 1-like, producing MTTSLSNAYKDTNIHLNNIIPLDFGSVLQLPESHVWTDDDNSGNDRRTCLVRQPRAEAASPPVIDLWAPDVVGLVGDACRRWGVFQVTNHEVPQNLVANVEAHARRLFELPTDRKLKALRAPNGVTGYGLARISPFFPKLMWHEGFTIMGSAMEHAKLLWPHHYEEFCDAIDKYQKKMKSLAYNILLVMLKALGVDEEDHEKLSSSFLYQSDGALQLNSYPSCPNPNHAIGLAPHTDSLLLTILHQNDTNGLQIMQEGVGWVPIRPTPGALVVNIGDLMHILSNATFNNMCHRVIPNETSHRFSMAYFYGPPANSVLAPLPKLPGPPRFRAVTVKEYIGLKNKHLEKALSLIQI from the exons ATGACCACGTCTCTCTCAAACGCCTACAAAGACACCAACATCCATCTCAATAACATAATCCCACTCGATTTCGGGTCAGTCCTGCAACTTCCTGAGTCCCATGTCTGGACAGACGATGACAACTCAGGTAATGACCGCCGCACGTGTCTGGTGCGCCAGCCACGTGCGGAGGCAGCATCACCTCCGGTCATCGACCTGTGGGCCCCGGACGTTGTGGGGCTCGTGGGAGATGCGTGCCGGAGGTGGGGGGTGTTTCAGGTGACAAACCACGAGGTTCCTCAGAACCTCGTGGCTAACGTCGAGGCACATGCCCGGAGGCTCTTTGAGCTTCCGACCGACAGGAAGCTGAAGGCGCTCCGAGCCCCGAACGGGGTGACCGGGTATGGCTTGGCCCGGATTTCTCCGTTCTTCCCAAAATTAATGTGGCATGAAGGCTTTACTATTATGGGGTCGGCCATGGAGCATGCCAAGCTGCTTTGGCCCCATCACTACGAAGAGTTTTG TGATGCAATTGACAAGTACCAGAAGAAGATGAAATCACTAGCCTACAACATCTTGCTCGTCATGCTCAAGGCATTGGGAGTGGATGAAGAAGATCATGAAAAACTTTCATCGTCATTTCTCTATCAATCAGACGGTGCATTGCAACTCAATTCGTACCCTAGTTGCCCAAACCCTAACCACGCGATCGGCCTAGCACCACACACCGATTCATTACTACTAACTATCTTGCATCAGAACGACACCAATGGCCTCCAAATCATGCAAGAGGGGGTCGGATGGGTTCCAATCCGACCAACCCCAGGAGCCCTAGTCGTCAACATTGGTGACCTCATGCACATTTTGTCCAACGCGACTTTCAACAATATGTGCCATCGTGTTATCCCAAATGAGACGAGCCATAGATTTAGCATGGCATACTTCTATGGCCCTCCGGCTAATTCCGTGCTGGCCCCGCTGCCTAAGCTGCCCGGGCCACCCCGGTTCCGGGCCGTCACCGTTAAGGAGTACATCGGCCTCAAGAACAAGCATCTTGAAAAAGCTCtttctttaattcaaatttga
- the LOC121752272 gene encoding transcriptional corepressor LEUNIG-like, with protein sequence MSQTNWEADKMLDVYIHDYLVKRDLKKTAQSFQTEGKVSSDPVAIDAPGGFLFEWWSVFWDIFIARTNEKHSEVAASYIETQSMKVREQQQQQQQPPQSQHQHQQQQQLQMQQLLLQRQAQQQQQQHQQQQQQQHQQQQQQQQQQQQHQQQQQQQQQQQQQQQQQQQQQQQAHQQQQQRREGAHLLNGSTNGIVGNDPLMRQNPGTANALATKMYEDKLKLPVQRDSLDDAALKQRFGDNVGQLLDPNHASILKSAAGAGQPSGQMLHSSAGGVSPQVQARSQQFPGSAPEIKTEMNPMLNQRGAGSEGSLIGIPGSNQGGNNLTLKGWPLTGLDQLRSGLLQQPKSFMPGPQPFHQLQMLTPQHQQQLMLAQQSLTSPSANDVESRRLRMLLNNRSMSMGKDALSNSVGDVVPNIGSPMQAGCPVLPRTDPEILMKMKIAQMQQQQQQQSNNQTLQQQHPQHSLSGQQPQNSNHNLQQDKIMGGGSVTGDGSMSNSFRGNDQASKNQTGRKRKQPVSSSGPANSSGTANTAGPSPSSAPSTPSTHTPGDVMSMPNMPHNGSSSKPMMMFGSDNTGTLTSPSNQLWDDKDLAQADMDRFVDDVEDNVESFLSHDDADPRDAVGRGMDVGKGFTFAEVSSVRASSSKVVCCHFSSDGKLLASGGHDKKAVLWFTDTLKPKTTLEEHTSLITDVRFSPSMARLATSSFDKTVRVWDVENPSYSLRTFTGHSSGVMSLDFHPNKEDLICSCDGDGEIRYWSINNGSCARVFKGGTSQVRFQPRLGRYLAAAAENVVSILDAETQTCRHSLKGHTKPIHSVCWDPSGELLASVSEDSVRVWSMRSGKEGECAHELSCNGNKFHSCVFHPTYSSLLVIGCYQSIELWNMTENKTMTLSAHDGLIASLAVSSVAGVVASASHDKIVKLWK encoded by the exons ATGTCTCAAACCAACTGGGAAGCTGACAAAAT GTTGGATGTCTATATCCACGATTATTTAGTGAAGAGAGATTTGAAGAAGACTGCACAGTCTTTCCAAACTGAAGGAAAAGTGTCATCTGATCCTGTTG CTATCGATGCTCCTGGTGGTTTTCTCTTTGAGTGGTGGTCTGTCTTTTGGGACATTTTTATTGCCCGGACAAATGAGAAGCATTCCGAAGTTGCTGCATCTTATATCGAG ACTCAGTCAATGAAGGTGAGGGAgcagcaacagcagcagcagcagccaccgCAGTCacaacaccaacaccaacaaCAGCAGCAACTGCAGATGCAGCAGCTTTTATTGCAGAGGCAGGCTCAGCAACAGCAACAACAACATCAGCAACAGCAGCAACAACAACATCAGCAacaacagcagcagcaacaacagcagcagcaacatcaacaacagcagcagcagcaacaacaacagcaacagcagcagcagcagcagcaacaacaacaacaacaggcacatcagcagcagcagcaacggCGTGAGGGTGCCCACCTCCTGAATGGTTCGACTAATGGGATTGTTGGAAACGATCCTCTCATGAGGCAAAATCCTGGCACTGCCAATGCTTTGGCAACAAAGATGTACGAAGATAAATTAAAGCTCCCTGTTCAGAGGGATTCCTTGGACGATGCAGCCTTAAAG CAAAGATTTGGGGATAATGTAGGCCAACTTTTGGATCCTAACCATGCTTCGATCTTGAAGTCAGCTGCAGGAGCTGGCCAGCCGTCTGG GCAAATGCTGCACAGTTCTGCTGGTGGAGTATCTCCGCAAGTGCAAGCAAGAAGCCAGCAGTTTCCTGGCTCTGCACCG GAAATCAAAACTGAAATGAATCCTATGCTCAATCAAAGAGGTGCTGGCTCTGAAGGCTCACTGATTGGAATCCCTG GGTCAAATCAAGGTGGTAACAATTTGACTTTGAAAGGATGGCCTTTAACT GGTCTCGATCAACTTCGTTCTGGTCTTCTCCAGCAGCCAAAGTCGTTTATGCCGGGTCCTCAACCCTTTCATCAACTACAGATGCTGACACCTCAGCACCAGCAGCAGCTTATGCTTGCACAGCAGAGTCTGACTTCACCATCCGCCAATGATGTAGAGAGCAGAAGGCTGAGGATGCTACTGAATAACCGAAGTATGTCTATGGGGAAAGATGCGCTATCTAATTCAGTCGGAGATGTAGTTCCTAATATTGGATCCCCAATGCAAGCTGGTTGCCCGGTTTTGCCTCGCACAGACCCAGAGATTTTGATGAAG ATGAAGATTGCACAGATGCAACAACAGCAACAGCAGCAAAGCAATAACCAAACGCTACAGCAGCAACATCCACAGCATAGTCTCTCGGGTCAGCAGCCTCAGAATTCTAATCACAATCTCCAGCAAGACAAAATTATGGGTGGTGGAAGTGTTACGGGTGATGGTAGCATGTCAAATTCCTTCAGAGGGAACGATCAG GCTTCTAAAAACCAGACTGGAAGAAAACGAAAGCAGCCTGTGTCATCCTCTGGCCCTGCTAATAGCTCAGGAACTGCAAACACGGCTGGTCCTTCTCCTAGTTCAGCTCCGTCGACGCCCTCTACTCATACACCTGGGGATGTGATGTCTATGCCTAATATGCCACACAACGGTAGTtcttcaaagcctatgatgatGTTTGGATCTGATAACACTGGTACCCTTACATCACCATCCAACCAGTTG TGGGACGATAAAGATCTCGCGCAAGCTGACATGGATCGTTTCGTGGATGATGTTGAAGACAATGTAGAGTCTTTTTTATCCCATGATGATGCTGACCCACGGGATGCAGTTGGCCGTGGTATGGATGTTGGCAAAG GGTTTACATTTGCGGAGGTCAGCTCTGTTCGTGCTAGTTCAAGTAAAGTCGTGTGTTGCCACTTCTCATCAGACGGGAAGTTACTTGCCAGTGGTGGTCATGATAAGAAG GCTGTTTTATGGTTCACGGACACTTTGAAGCCAAAAACTACACTCGAGGAACACACTTCGCTTATTACTGATGTGCGCTTCAGCCCTAGCATGGCCCGcctcgccacatcatcattcgACAAGACTGTCCGTGTCTGGGATGTGGAAAAT CCTTCGTATTCTCTTCGGACCTTTACAGGGCATTCGTCTGGTGTAATGTCATTGGACTTCCACCCGAATAAAGAAGATCTTATATGCTCCTGCGATGGTGATGGCGAAATAAGATACTGGAGTATCAATAATGGTAGCTGTGCACGAGTTTTCAAG GGTGGAACTTCCCAAGTAAGATTCCAGCCCCGACTTGGACGGTATCTTGCAGCCGCTGCTGAAAATGTCGTGTCAATACTGGATGCAGAGACACAGACCTGCCGGCATTCATTAAAG GGCCACACGAAACCTATCCATTCAGTCTGCTGGGACCCATCGGGAGAACTCCTGGCATCCGTAAGTGAGGATTCCGTGAGGGTGTGGTCGATGAGATCCGGGAAAGAAGGGGAGTGTGCGCACGAGCTTAGCTGCAACGGCAACAAGTTCCACTCTTGCGTTTTCCATCCTACCTACTCCTCGTTGCTCGTCATTGGTTGTTATCAg TCTATAGAGCTATGGAACATGACTGAGAACAAGACGATGACCCTGTCCGCCCACGATGGGTTGATCGCGTCGTTGGCCGTCTCGTCGGTGGCAGGCGTGGTTGCATCGGCCAGCCATGACAAGATTGTTAAGCTGTGGAAGTGA